TGACTGGCGTAGGCCGTAATAGCGTACAGGGTGATATTCGCTTTGCTGACGTCCTGGAAAAAATGGGCGCGACCGTGCGTTGGGGTGAGGATTATATCGAATGTGAACGCGGCGAGCTGCGCGCGATCGATATGGATATGAACCACATCCCTGATGCGGCAATGACTATCGCGACGGCGGCACTTTTTGCCCAGGGTGGGACTACCACGTTGCGTAACATTTATAACTGGCGCGTGAAAGAAACTGATCGTCTGGCAGCTATGGCGATTGAGTTGCGTAAAGTGGGGGCGGAAGTTGAAGAGGGCAACGACTATATTCGTATTACGCCGCCCGCGACGCTGAAAGCGGCAGAGATCGGTACCTACAACGATCATCGTATGGCGATGTGTTTCTCACTGGTGGCGCTGTCGGATACGCCAGTCACCATCCTCGACCCAAAATGTACAGCGAAAACTTTCCCTGACTACTTCGAGCAACTGGCGCGTCTCAGCGAGCTGGCTTAATCTTTTTCTACGGCACGGTTTCCGTGCCTTTTCTCCCGTTCTATGCGCTATTTTTTCTTTTGAACTTGCGGACTACGTTCAGATAATGTCTTATTTTTCCCGTCATTCCGGCATTAGGGTAACCTTTCTCTGTATTGATGCGTATAATGAGGCTCCGTGACGCCATAAAACGGCGTAAGCGGAACTTCCCAGTATTAAAGGAGAGCGAAATGACGGTGATGGCACCGGTAGTTACGGTTGACGGACCGAGCGGCGCAGGCAAAGGGACGTTGTGTAAGGCATTAGCTGAAGCTTTACAATGGAACCTGCTGGACTCGGGGGCTATCTATCGTGTTTTGGCTCTTGCAGCGTTACACCACCATGTTGATATCAGCTCTGAAGATGCGTTAGTTCCGCTTGCTTCTCATCTTGATGTACGTTTTGTTGCAGAAGATGGGCAACTGAAAATTATCCTTGAAGGCGAAGATGTTAGCCACGAAATACGTACTGAAGCGGTAGGTAATACGGCTTCTCAGGCAGCAGCTTTCCCACGCGTTCGCGAAGCATTATTACGTCGGCAGCGTGCATTTCGTGAAGCTCCTGGGCTGATTGCCGATGGTCGTGATATGGGAACGGTAGTCTTTCCTGATGCACCGGTGAAGATTTTTCTGGATGCCAGCGCGCAAGAACGTGCACAACGCCGTATGCTACAGTTGCAGGGGAAGGGCTTTAATGTTAACTTTGAACGTCTTTTATCTGAGATAAAAGAACGGGACGAGCGCGATCGTAGCCGCCCTGTTGCGCCGTTAGTGCCTGCTGCCGATGCGTTGGTGCTGGATTCCACGGAAATGACGATCGATGAAGTGATAGCGCGCGCGTTGGCTTACGCCCGCGAAATTTTAGCGTAATCACAGAAAACTGAATTTTTACCTCGCTGTAAGGATGCACAGCGGGGCATGTTAAACAACCCCATTGAGCAGGATGCCAGATGGACGTTAAATTGAAACCCTTAAGATTATCAAACATGACTGAATCTTTTGCTCAACTCTTTGAAGAATCCCTGAAAGAAATCGAAACCCGTCCTGGTTCCATCGTACGCGGTGTTGTTGTTGCTATTGATAAAGATGTCGTACTGGTTGACGCCGGTCTGAAATCTGAATCTGCCATTCCGGTAGAGCAATTCAAGAACGCACAGGGCGAACTGGAAATTCAGGTTGGTGATGAAGTTGACGTTGCTCTGGACGCTATCGAAGATGGCTTCGGTGAAACGCTGCTTTCTCGCGAAAAAGCTAAACGTCATGAAGCATGGCTGACGCTGGAAAAAGCTTACGAAGAAGCTGCAACGGTTACTGGTATTATCAACGGTAAAGTTAAAGGCGGTTTCACTGTTGAGCTGAACGGCATTCGTGCGTTCCTGCCAGGTTCTCTGGTAGACGTTCGTCCGGTTCGCGACACGCTGCATCTGGAAGGCAAAGAGCTTGAGTTCAAAGTTATCAAGCTGGATCAGAAACGCAACAACGTTGTTGTTTCTCGCCGTGCAGTTATCGAATCTGAAAACAGCGCTGAGCGCGATCAACTGCTGGAAAACCTGCAGGAAGGCATGGAAGTTAAAGGTATCGTTAAGAACCTTACTGACTACGGTGCATTCGTTGATCTGGGCGGCGTTGATGGCCTGCTGCATATCACTGATATGGCTTGGAAACGTGTTAAACACCCAAGCGAAATCGTCAATGTGGGCGACGAAATCACTGTTAAAGTGCTGAAATTCGACCGCGAGCGTACCCGTGTGTCCCTGGGTCTGAAACAGCTGGGCGAAGATCCATGGGTCGCTATCGCTAAGCGTTACCCAGAAAGCACGCGTCTGACTGGTCGCGTAACCAACCTGACTGATTACGGTTGCTTCGTTGAAATCGAAGAAGGCGTTGAAGGTCTGGTACACGTTTCCGAAATGGATTGGACCAACAAAAACATCCACCCATCCAAAGTTGTTAACGTTGGTGATGTAGTGGAAGTGATGGTTCTGGATATCGATGAAGAACGTCGTCGTATCTCCCTGGGCCTGAAACAGTGTAAATCCAACCCATGGCAGCTGTTCGCTGAAACCCACAACAAGGGCGACCGCGTTGAAGGTAAAATCAAGTCTATCACTGACTTCGGTATCTTCATCGGTCTGGACGGCGGCATCGACGGTCTGGTGCACCTGTCCGACATCTCCTGGAACGTGGTTGGTGAAGAAGCCGTTCGCGAATACAAGAAAGGTGATGAAATCGCCGCTGTTGTTCTGCAAGTTGACGCAGAGCGCGAGCGTATCTCTCTGGGCGTGAAACAATTGGCTGAAGACCCGTTCAATAACTACCTGTCTGTTAACAAGAAAGGTGCTATTGTTACTGGTAAAGTTACAGCAGTTGACGCCAAAGGTGCTACAGTTGAATTGGCGGATGGCGTAGAAGGCTACCTGCGAGCTTCTGAAGCCTCTCGCGATCGCGTTGAAGACGCAACGCTGGTACTGAACGTTGGCGACAGCGTTGAAGCGAAATATACCGGTGTTGATCGTAAGAACCGCGTTGTTAGCCTGTCTGTCCGTGCGAAAGACGAAGCTGATGAGAAAGATGCAATCGCAACTGTTAACAACAAGCCGGAAGAAAACAATTTCTCCAGCGCGATGGCAGAAGCATTCAAAGCAGCTAAAGGCGAGTAATCACAACGGTAGAATGAGCAACGCAAGTTGCTCATTCTTGTAACGGTAGTCAGTTATCCTGGTTATTGATAACCGCACTTGGAGGAGCTATGACCAAGTCTGAACTTATTGAAAGGCTTGCTGGACAGCAATCTCATATCCCGGCCAAAGTGGTTGAGGATGCAGTGAAAGAAATGCTCGAACAAATGGCCTCTACGTTAGCCGAAGGCGACCGTATTGAAATCCGTGGGTTTGGCAGTTTTTCACTTCACTACCGTGCACCGCGTGTAGGTCGTAATCCGAAAACGGGTGACAAAGTTGAGTTGGAAGGTAAGTACGTCCCTCACTTTAAACCGGGCAAGGAACTCCGCGACCGCGCTAATATTTACGGCTAATTGTTAGTCTTAAATACCAGCCT
The window above is part of the Pectobacterium araliae genome. Proteins encoded here:
- the cmk gene encoding (d)CMP kinase, translated to MTVMAPVVTVDGPSGAGKGTLCKALAEALQWNLLDSGAIYRVLALAALHHHVDISSEDALVPLASHLDVRFVAEDGQLKIILEGEDVSHEIRTEAVGNTASQAAAFPRVREALLRRQRAFREAPGLIADGRDMGTVVFPDAPVKIFLDASAQERAQRRMLQLQGKGFNVNFERLLSEIKERDERDRSRPVAPLVPAADALVLDSTEMTIDEVIARALAYAREILA
- the rpsA gene encoding 30S ribosomal protein S1, which codes for MTESFAQLFEESLKEIETRPGSIVRGVVVAIDKDVVLVDAGLKSESAIPVEQFKNAQGELEIQVGDEVDVALDAIEDGFGETLLSREKAKRHEAWLTLEKAYEEAATVTGIINGKVKGGFTVELNGIRAFLPGSLVDVRPVRDTLHLEGKELEFKVIKLDQKRNNVVVSRRAVIESENSAERDQLLENLQEGMEVKGIVKNLTDYGAFVDLGGVDGLLHITDMAWKRVKHPSEIVNVGDEITVKVLKFDRERTRVSLGLKQLGEDPWVAIAKRYPESTRLTGRVTNLTDYGCFVEIEEGVEGLVHVSEMDWTNKNIHPSKVVNVGDVVEVMVLDIDEERRRISLGLKQCKSNPWQLFAETHNKGDRVEGKIKSITDFGIFIGLDGGIDGLVHLSDISWNVVGEEAVREYKKGDEIAAVVLQVDAERERISLGVKQLAEDPFNNYLSVNKKGAIVTGKVTAVDAKGATVELADGVEGYLRASEASRDRVEDATLVLNVGDSVEAKYTGVDRKNRVVSLSVRAKDEADEKDAIATVNNKPEENNFSSAMAEAFKAAKGE
- the ihfB gene encoding integration host factor subunit beta; amino-acid sequence: MTKSELIERLAGQQSHIPAKVVEDAVKEMLEQMASTLAEGDRIEIRGFGSFSLHYRAPRVGRNPKTGDKVELEGKYVPHFKPGKELRDRANIYG